Proteins encoded together in one Rhizobacter sp. J219 window:
- the uvrA gene encoding excinuclease ABC subunit UvrA, producing the protein MLRVRGARTHNLKNIDLDIPRNQLVVITGLSGSGKSSLAFDTLYAEGQRRYVESLSAYARQFLQLMDKPDVDVIEGLSPAISIEQKATSHNPRSTVGTVTEIHDYLRLLYARAGTPFCPDHKLPLQAQSVSQMVDAALALPEGTKLMVLAPVVRDRKGEFAELFTDMQAQGYVRFRIDGTTYDATDLPKLKKAEKHDIDIVIDRVKVQDGLQQRLAESFEAALRNAEGRAIALEMDSGKEHLFSNRFACPICSYSLSELEPRLFSFNSPVGACPSCDGLGQVTAFDAERVVAFPSLSLASGAVKGWDRRNGYTFSLLESVAKHYKFDIDTPFEELPKQAQRVLLYGSGEEEISFTYEADGPKGKTRSLKRKHVFEGIIPNLERRYKETDSAAVREDLARYQAAKPCPTCGGTRLRTEARHVFLQGEGDAQGEPIYRIEHQTLRECLRYFETLKLKGAKAEIADKVIREIRSRLKFLNDVGLNYLSLDRSADTLSGGEAQRIRLASQIGSGLTGVMYVLDEPSIGLHQRDNDRLIGTLRHLRDIGNSVLVVEHDEDAIRAADHVIDMGPGAGVHGGQVIAQGTPADVAASAESLTGRYLAGVLKIPVPRKRRRVEDMDEPQMLRIVNARGNNLKGVTAEIPVGLLTCVTGVSGSGKSTLVNDTLYAAVARNLYNSHAEPEPHDTIEGLDLFDKVISVDQSPIGRTPRSNPATYTGLFTPIRELFAEVPTARERGYGPGRFSFNVAGGRCEACQGDGVLKVEMHFLPDVYVPCDVCHGKRYNRETLEVLYKGKNITEVLNLTVEDAHEYFNAVPNIARKLQTLLDVGLGYIRLGQSATTLSGGEAQRVKLALELSKRDTGRTLYILDEPTTGLHFADIDLLLKVLHQLRDAGNTIVVIEHNLDVIKTADWLIDMGPEGGAGGGMVVAAGTPEDVAANRASHTGHYLKPLLR; encoded by the coding sequence ATGCTCCGCGTGCGCGGTGCACGCACCCACAACCTCAAGAACATCGACCTCGACATCCCCCGCAACCAGCTGGTGGTGATCACCGGCTTGTCGGGCTCGGGCAAGTCGAGCCTCGCGTTCGACACGCTGTATGCGGAAGGCCAGCGGCGCTACGTCGAGAGCCTGAGCGCGTACGCCCGGCAGTTTCTGCAGCTGATGGACAAGCCCGACGTCGACGTCATCGAAGGCCTGTCGCCGGCGATCAGCATCGAGCAGAAGGCGACCAGCCACAACCCGCGCTCCACCGTCGGCACGGTGACCGAGATCCACGACTACCTGCGCCTGCTCTATGCCCGCGCCGGCACGCCCTTCTGCCCCGACCACAAGCTGCCGCTGCAGGCGCAAAGCGTGAGCCAGATGGTCGACGCGGCACTCGCGCTGCCCGAGGGCACCAAGCTCATGGTGCTGGCGCCGGTGGTGCGCGACCGCAAGGGCGAGTTCGCCGAACTCTTCACCGACATGCAGGCGCAGGGCTATGTGCGCTTCCGCATCGACGGCACCACCTACGACGCCACCGACCTGCCCAAGCTCAAGAAGGCCGAGAAGCACGACATCGACATCGTGATCGACCGCGTGAAGGTACAGGATGGCCTGCAGCAGCGCCTGGCCGAAAGCTTCGAAGCCGCCCTGCGCAACGCCGAGGGCCGTGCCATCGCACTCGAGATGGACAGCGGCAAGGAACACCTCTTCAGCAACCGCTTCGCCTGCCCGATCTGCAGCTACAGCTTGAGCGAACTGGAGCCTCGCCTCTTCTCGTTCAACTCGCCGGTCGGCGCCTGCCCGAGCTGCGACGGCCTCGGCCAGGTGACCGCCTTCGACGCGGAGCGTGTGGTCGCCTTCCCCTCGCTCAGCCTCGCCAGCGGCGCGGTGAAGGGCTGGGACCGCCGCAACGGCTACACCTTCTCGCTGCTGGAGAGCGTGGCCAAACACTACAAGTTCGACATCGACACGCCCTTCGAAGAGCTGCCGAAACAGGCGCAGCGGGTGCTGCTCTACGGCTCGGGCGAGGAAGAGATCAGCTTCACCTACGAAGCCGATGGCCCCAAGGGCAAGACGCGCAGCCTCAAGCGCAAGCACGTCTTCGAAGGGATCATTCCCAACCTGGAGCGTCGCTACAAGGAGACCGACTCCGCCGCCGTGCGAGAAGACCTTGCGCGCTACCAGGCCGCCAAGCCCTGCCCGACCTGTGGCGGCACCCGCCTGCGCACCGAAGCGCGGCATGTGTTCCTGCAGGGCGAGGGTGACGCGCAGGGCGAGCCGATCTACCGCATCGAGCACCAGACGCTGCGCGAGTGCCTGCGGTATTTCGAAACGCTGAAGCTGAAAGGCGCCAAGGCCGAGATCGCCGACAAGGTGATCCGCGAGATCCGCTCACGCCTCAAGTTCCTGAACGATGTGGGACTCAACTACCTGAGCCTCGACCGCAGCGCCGACACGCTCTCGGGCGGCGAAGCACAGCGCATCCGCCTCGCCTCGCAGATCGGCTCGGGGCTGACCGGCGTGATGTACGTGCTCGACGAGCCCAGCATCGGCCTGCACCAGCGCGACAACGACCGCCTCATCGGCACGCTGCGCCACCTGCGTGACATCGGCAACTCGGTGCTGGTGGTCGAACACGACGAAGACGCGATCCGCGCTGCCGACCACGTGATCGACATGGGCCCCGGCGCCGGCGTGCACGGCGGGCAGGTGATCGCACAGGGCACGCCGGCCGACGTGGCGGCGAGCGCGGAGTCGCTCACCGGCCGCTACCTCGCCGGCGTGCTGAAGATCCCGGTACCCAGGAAGCGCCGCCGTGTGGAAGACATGGACGAGCCGCAGATGCTTCGCATCGTCAACGCCCGCGGCAACAACCTGAAGGGCGTGACGGCCGAGATCCCGGTGGGCCTGCTGACCTGCGTGACCGGAGTGTCGGGCTCGGGCAAGTCGACGCTCGTCAACGACACCTTGTACGCCGCGGTCGCGCGCAACCTGTACAACAGCCACGCCGAGCCGGAGCCGCACGACACCATCGAAGGGCTCGACCTCTTCGACAAGGTCATCAGCGTCGACCAGAGCCCGATCGGCCGCACGCCGCGCAGCAACCCGGCCACCTACACCGGCCTCTTCACACCGATCCGCGAACTGTTTGCCGAAGTGCCCACCGCCCGCGAACGCGGCTATGGCCCGGGCCGCTTCAGCTTCAACGTGGCGGGTGGTCGCTGCGAGGCTTGCCAGGGCGACGGCGTGCTCAAGGTCGAGATGCACTTCCTGCCCGACGTGTACGTGCCCTGCGACGTGTGCCACGGCAAGCGCTACAACCGCGAGACGCTGGAGGTGCTCTACAAGGGCAAGAACATCACCGAGGTGCTCAACCTCACGGTGGAAGACGCTCACGAATACTTCAACGCCGTGCCCAACATCGCGCGCAAGCTGCAGACGCTGCTCGACGTGGGCCTGGGCTACATCCGCCTCGGCCAGAGCGCGACCACGCTCTCAGGCGGCGAGGCGCAGCGCGTGAAGCTCGCTCTCGAACTCAGCAAGCGCGACACCGGCCGCACGCTGTACATCCTCGACGAGCCCACCACCGGCCTGCACTTCGCCGACATCGACCTCCTGCTCAAGGTGCTGCACCAGCTGCGCGATGCCGGCAACACCATCGTGGTGATCGAGCACAACCTGGACGTCATCAAGACAGCTGACTGGTTGATCGACATGGGCCCCGAGGGTGGGGCAGGCGGTGGCATGGTGGTCGCCGCTGGCACGCCGGAAGACGTGGCGGCCAACCGGGCCAGCCACACCGGCCACTACCTGAAGCCGCTGCTGCGCTGA
- a CDS encoding ATP-binding protein — MPPAPLPADESQRLARLHATGILDTAPEDSFDALVQCAAELCGMPIAAISLLDAHREWFKAVHGWDDLPVREIPRAISFCNHTLVSDGVFEVHDAAHDVRFVHNPFVTGVPHVRAYAGAPLVVDGEVLGALCVIDTRPRTLSDAQRRSLEQLARVASTLVANHHTAPPADDERHRLLDFARASGDWMWETDASLRYTWVSSTFEAVTGLSPGSVRGQLLEDAPLLDGLGQPLGGGRSLHALLQRRLPITRVITDKATARGVLQVSRSAVPVFDAHGEFAGYRGTARDVSAHIAAERRTHAQGELLRKLSSQVPGVIFQLWMQRDGTPFYTYASDATRELFGAEPPRNGDGGDTDVVCRMLHPDDAVDFMPSLLAASKARRPWQREFRIIRDGAVRWIEVRAVPERHAEGGMLWHGFCSDVTARKETELALRSSEERWGLAAEAAGIGIAEFDLDSGRMSFDARACANHGLKFPQPDYRLNDWLAAIHPGDRYAVQARLEHALATGGMLEARYRQQRPDGSEAMLEIFARCTLGETQRPIGMVGTCRDVTQQAAHEQLRHDKEAAERASRAKSEFLSRVSHELRTPLNGILGFAQLMAIDRVHPLEPDQARRLDSVMRAGRHLLELINDMLNLARIEQEDFSLARTPVNLAATLQTCFTLIQPMADSAGVRLAAPPRRAHWALADARAVEQVLLNLLSNAIKYNRPAGTVKVTLSRGDEHMFVAVTDEGEGLSETQQARLFQPFNRLGAEQKRVEGTGLGLVIARQLVASMGGELKVASTPGKGSTFTLSLPAGTAPTGSRHRADPRDPLPPEPNGAHRQVLYVEDEPLNVLLMQEVFKSRPQWVLHVATDGQGGLAAARAQHHDLLLIDMNLPDMNGLELIRALRADPRTSGLQCIALSADAMQSQIDAALAAGFDGYWTKPINVASMLEGLGQALEK; from the coding sequence ATGCCGCCTGCGCCCCTGCCCGCTGACGAATCACAACGGCTGGCCAGGCTCCACGCGACGGGCATCCTCGACACCGCCCCCGAAGACAGCTTCGACGCGCTCGTACAGTGCGCGGCAGAACTGTGCGGCATGCCGATCGCCGCGATCAGCCTGCTCGACGCGCACCGCGAGTGGTTCAAGGCGGTGCACGGCTGGGACGACCTGCCGGTGCGCGAGATCCCGCGCGCCATCTCCTTCTGCAACCACACGCTGGTGAGCGACGGGGTGTTCGAGGTGCACGACGCGGCGCACGATGTCCGGTTCGTTCACAACCCCTTCGTCACCGGCGTCCCCCACGTGCGCGCCTATGCCGGCGCGCCGCTGGTGGTCGACGGCGAAGTGCTGGGTGCGCTATGCGTGATCGACACCCGCCCGCGCACGCTGAGCGACGCGCAGCGCCGCAGCCTGGAGCAGCTCGCCCGCGTGGCCAGCACGCTCGTCGCCAACCATCACACCGCCCCGCCGGCCGATGACGAGCGCCACCGCCTGCTCGACTTCGCCCGCGCCTCGGGCGACTGGATGTGGGAGACAGACGCCTCGCTGCGCTACACCTGGGTGTCGTCGACCTTCGAAGCGGTGACCGGCCTGTCGCCCGGTTCGGTGCGGGGCCAGCTGCTGGAAGACGCGCCGCTGCTCGACGGCCTCGGCCAGCCGCTCGGCGGCGGCCGCAGCCTGCACGCACTGCTGCAACGCCGCCTGCCGATCACCCGCGTGATCACCGACAAGGCCACCGCACGCGGCGTGCTGCAGGTCTCGCGCAGTGCCGTGCCGGTGTTCGACGCCCACGGCGAATTCGCCGGCTACCGTGGCACCGCACGCGACGTGTCGGCGCACATCGCCGCCGAACGGCGCACGCATGCGCAGGGCGAGCTGCTGCGCAAGCTGTCGTCGCAGGTGCCGGGCGTGATCTTCCAGCTCTGGATGCAACGCGACGGCACGCCGTTCTACACCTACGCCAGTGACGCCACGCGCGAGCTGTTCGGCGCCGAGCCGCCGCGCAACGGCGACGGCGGCGACACCGACGTGGTGTGCCGCATGCTGCACCCCGACGACGCGGTCGACTTCATGCCCAGCCTGCTCGCCGCATCGAAGGCACGGCGGCCATGGCAGCGCGAGTTCCGCATCATCCGCGACGGCGCCGTGCGCTGGATCGAGGTGCGCGCCGTGCCCGAGCGCCACGCCGAAGGCGGCATGCTGTGGCACGGGTTCTGTTCCGACGTGACCGCGCGCAAGGAGACCGAGCTGGCGCTTCGCAGCAGCGAAGAGCGCTGGGGCCTGGCCGCCGAAGCCGCCGGCATCGGCATCGCCGAGTTCGACCTCGACAGCGGCCGCATGAGCTTCGACGCGCGGGCCTGCGCCAACCACGGCCTCAAGTTCCCGCAACCCGACTACCGGCTCAACGACTGGCTGGCCGCCATCCACCCGGGCGACCGCTACGCGGTGCAGGCCCGGCTGGAGCACGCGCTGGCGACCGGCGGCATGCTCGAAGCGCGCTACCGCCAGCAGCGGCCCGACGGCAGCGAGGCCATGCTCGAAATCTTTGCCCGCTGCACCCTCGGCGAAACGCAGCGCCCGATCGGCATGGTGGGCACCTGCCGCGACGTCACACAACAGGCTGCCCACGAACAACTGCGCCACGACAAGGAAGCCGCCGAACGCGCCAGCCGCGCCAAGAGCGAATTCCTCTCGCGCGTGAGCCACGAACTGCGCACACCGCTCAACGGCATCCTCGGCTTCGCCCAGCTGATGGCCATCGACCGCGTGCACCCCCTCGAACCCGACCAGGCCCGCCGGCTCGACAGCGTCATGCGCGCCGGCCGCCACCTGCTCGAACTCATCAACGACATGCTCAACCTCGCGCGCATCGAGCAGGAAGACTTCTCGCTCGCACGCACCCCGGTGAACCTGGCCGCCACGCTGCAGACCTGCTTCACGCTCATCCAGCCGATGGCCGACAGCGCCGGCGTCCGCCTGGCCGCGCCGCCGCGCCGCGCGCATTGGGCGCTCGCCGATGCACGGGCGGTGGAGCAGGTGCTGCTCAACCTCTTGTCCAACGCCATCAAGTACAACCGGCCGGCCGGCACGGTGAAGGTCACGCTCTCGCGCGGCGACGAGCACATGTTCGTGGCCGTCACCGACGAGGGCGAGGGCCTCTCCGAGACGCAGCAGGCGCGGCTCTTCCAGCCCTTCAACCGCCTCGGCGCCGAACAGAAGCGGGTGGAAGGCACGGGCCTCGGCCTCGTGATCGCGCGCCAGCTCGTGGCGTCGATGGGCGGCGAACTGAAAGTCGCGAGCACGCCCGGCAAGGGTTCGACCTTCACGCTGAGCCTGCCGGCCGGCACCGCGCCGACCGGCAGCCGCCACCGCGCCGACCCACGCGACCCGCTGCCGCCCGAGCCCAACGGCGCGCACCGGCAAGTGCTCTATGTCGAAGACGAGCCGCTCAACGTGCTCTTGATGCAGGAGGTGTTCAAGTCGCGCCCGCAGTGGGTGCTGCACGTCGCGACCGACGGCCAGGGCGGCCTTGCCGCCGCCCGCGCACAGCACCACGACCTGCTGCTGATCGACATGAACCTGCCCGACATGAACGGCCTGGAGCTGATCCGCGCCCTGCGCGCCGACCCGCGCACCTCGGGGCTGCAGTGCATCGCGCTCTCGGCCGACGCGATGCAGAGCCAGATCGACGCGGCACTCGCCGCCGGCTTCGACGGCTACTGGACGAAGCCGATCAACGTCGCTTCCATGCTGGAAGGTCTCGGTCAAGCACTCGAGAAATAG
- a CDS encoding Fe2+-dependent dioxygenase, whose translation MLHHVQQVLTADEVRTAREILARAPWGDGRVTAGVQSAVAKNNEQLPQDCAEARALQEIVLRGLNRHAIFFSAALPKKVFPPLFNRYGGAANAFGNHVDNAIRYVPGSVTGERVRTDISCTLFFADPDEYDGGELVIEDTYGSKNVKLPAGDMVLYPGTSVHRVEPVTRGQRIGSFFWIESMVRSDAQRRLLFDMDQHLMSLRTRHGETDPAVIGLTGTYHNLLRAWADA comes from the coding sequence ATGCTCCACCACGTCCAGCAAGTCCTGACCGCCGATGAAGTCCGCACTGCCCGCGAGATCCTCGCCCGCGCGCCCTGGGGCGACGGCCGGGTGACGGCCGGCGTGCAGTCGGCGGTGGCCAAGAACAACGAGCAGCTGCCGCAGGACTGCGCCGAAGCGCGTGCCCTGCAGGAGATCGTGCTGCGCGGCCTCAACCGGCACGCGATCTTCTTCTCGGCGGCCCTGCCGAAGAAGGTGTTCCCGCCGCTCTTCAACCGCTACGGCGGGGCGGCCAACGCCTTCGGCAACCACGTCGACAACGCCATCCGCTACGTGCCCGGCTCGGTCACCGGCGAACGGGTGCGCACCGACATCAGCTGCACCCTCTTCTTCGCCGACCCCGACGAATACGACGGCGGCGAACTGGTGATCGAAGACACCTACGGCAGCAAGAACGTGAAACTGCCGGCCGGCGACATGGTGCTTTACCCCGGCACCAGCGTGCACCGCGTCGAGCCCGTCACGCGCGGCCAGCGCATCGGCAGCTTCTTCTGGATCGAGAGCATGGTGCGCAGCGACGCGCAGCGCCGCCTGCTCTTCGACATGGACCAGCACCTGATGAGCCTGCGCACCCGCCACGGCGAGACCGACCCGGCGGTGATCGGCCTCACCGGCACCTATCACAACCTCCTGCGCGCCTGGGCCGATGCTTGA
- a CDS encoding SWIB/MDM2 domain-containing protein, translating into MATAKKAAKPAAKKAAPAKKAAAKKAAPAKKAAPAKKAAPAKKAAAKKAAPAKKAKAPAKKRTPNAAFMKAMTPSAALAAIIGDKPVPRTEVTKKVWDYIKANKLQDAAKRTMINADAKLKEIFKKGQVSMFEMTKLINGHLK; encoded by the coding sequence ATGGCAACTGCGAAGAAGGCTGCGAAACCCGCAGCGAAAAAGGCCGCTCCGGCCAAGAAGGCGGCAGCAAAGAAGGCCGCCCCGGCGAAGAAGGCGGCACCGGCCAAGAAGGCCGCTCCGGCGAAGAAGGCCGCTGCGAAGAAGGCGGCCCCGGCCAAGAAGGCCAAGGCCCCGGCGAAGAAGCGCACCCCCAACGCCGCCTTCATGAAGGCCATGACCCCGAGCGCAGCGCTGGCCGCCATCATCGGCGACAAGCCCGTGCCGCGCACCGAGGTCACGAAGAAGGTGTGGGACTACATCAAGGCGAACAAGCTGCAAGACGCAGCCAAGCGCACGATGATCAACGCTGACGCCAAGCTGAAGGAAATCTTCAAGAAGGGCCAAGTGTCGATGTTCGAGATGACCAAGCTGATCAACGGTCACCTCAAGTAA
- a CDS encoding TonB-dependent siderophore receptor, with protein sequence MPTKKPAPGPAAAAPARPTLLPLGALAAGFGLAFSPAMAQQAATPAAAAASAVAPAPAAPTSEPSVTTLPPVKVKAAAEPTGKQAYQATTTRIGKGKQELRDVPQSVTVVTERLIDDRNIDTMKEALKQTAGITFQAAEGGEEDIRLRGFSLQSTGDIFIDGMRDPAFYERDSFNWDRLELLRGSASMLFGRGSTGGAVNQVTKQPMLSNDYEVSITLGSGNYMRTTLDMNQRTGETTAVRVNTMLTQADNYGNKIDNKGIAPTIKYGIGTPDEVSIGLYHLENNTGIHYGLPWLTPGASGGDYLWPTDARNYYAPASDYARGGTTQGNLVHTHKFSEHNELRTALRLARYERDQRASAIRFGNAAAQPPGGSPVTSDNFSDRTVLTRGTQIKIMDMDTQYLQSDYSGKFKWGGLDHSVQAGGDYANEQFQNFSAAPPAGVTLTKPTTTVGSPNDRASVDEGARVRSLTREFDMKALGLYVQDLVQVAPKWKVLAGLRVDKLDGRFHAIAAQGQPTTGTPPVPNPCYTPANSYSQRDDTLWSKRFGVMYQPTATQSYHFSYGTSFNTSGDTYQYDPGTVNTPPESSRNIELGAKLDNARGDLSTRFAIFQATKYNERNRDAESVNACNYVLSGERHASGVEMDIIGRITPEWEVFGSYAFIPSAKVDSSSGAAGTEAVGSRPGLTPRHSGTIWTTYKVVPQWRIGGGLNARSGVKPVGLAASSPITAPRYITGDLMAEFDQGHAIFKINVTNVTDEHYADMIYRGHYVPGKPRTVQLNMTLKF encoded by the coding sequence GTGCCCACCAAGAAGCCCGCGCCCGGCCCTGCTGCTGCGGCCCCCGCCCGCCCCACCCTGCTGCCGCTCGGCGCCCTTGCCGCGGGCTTCGGCCTCGCCTTCTCGCCCGCGATGGCGCAGCAGGCGGCCACACCGGCGGCAGCTGCCGCGTCCGCCGTGGCGCCGGCGCCCGCTGCACCCACGAGCGAGCCGTCGGTGACCACGCTACCGCCCGTCAAGGTGAAGGCCGCGGCGGAGCCCACCGGCAAACAGGCCTATCAGGCCACCACCACCCGCATCGGCAAGGGCAAGCAGGAGCTGCGTGACGTGCCGCAATCGGTGACCGTCGTCACCGAGCGCCTGATCGACGACCGCAACATCGACACGATGAAAGAAGCGCTCAAGCAGACCGCCGGCATCACCTTCCAGGCTGCCGAAGGTGGCGAGGAAGACATCCGCCTGCGTGGCTTTTCCCTGCAGTCGACCGGTGACATCTTCATCGACGGCATGCGCGACCCGGCGTTCTACGAGCGCGATTCCTTCAACTGGGACCGCCTGGAGCTGCTGCGCGGCTCGGCCTCGATGCTCTTCGGCCGCGGCTCCACCGGCGGCGCGGTCAATCAGGTCACCAAGCAGCCGATGCTGTCGAACGACTACGAGGTCAGCATCACCCTGGGCAGTGGCAACTACATGCGCACCACGCTCGACATGAATCAGCGCACCGGTGAGACCACCGCGGTGCGTGTCAACACCATGCTCACGCAAGCCGACAACTACGGCAACAAGATCGACAACAAGGGCATCGCGCCGACGATCAAGTACGGCATCGGCACGCCGGACGAGGTGTCGATCGGGCTCTATCACCTGGAGAACAACACCGGCATCCACTACGGCCTGCCGTGGTTGACCCCAGGCGCGAGCGGTGGCGACTACCTCTGGCCGACCGATGCGCGCAACTACTACGCACCCGCCAGCGACTACGCACGTGGGGGCACGACCCAGGGCAACCTCGTGCACACCCACAAGTTCAGCGAGCACAACGAATTGCGGACGGCGCTGCGCCTGGCGCGCTACGAGCGCGATCAGCGCGCGAGCGCCATCCGGTTCGGCAACGCGGCCGCTCAGCCGCCGGGTGGATCGCCGGTCACGTCCGACAACTTCAGCGACCGCACGGTGCTCACCCGCGGCACGCAGATCAAGATCATGGACATGGACACCCAGTACTTGCAGAGCGACTACAGCGGCAAGTTCAAATGGGGTGGGCTCGACCACAGCGTGCAGGCCGGGGGTGACTATGCGAACGAGCAGTTCCAGAACTTCTCGGCTGCGCCGCCTGCGGGCGTGACGCTGACCAAGCCGACCACGACCGTCGGCTCACCCAACGACCGTGCCTCCGTCGACGAGGGTGCCCGCGTCCGCAGCCTGACCCGTGAGTTCGACATGAAGGCGCTGGGCCTCTACGTGCAGGACCTGGTGCAGGTGGCGCCGAAGTGGAAGGTGCTCGCCGGCCTTCGCGTGGACAAGCTCGACGGGCGGTTTCACGCGATCGCCGCCCAAGGCCAGCCGACCACGGGCACCCCGCCCGTGCCCAATCCCTGCTACACGCCAGCGAACAGCTACAGCCAGCGCGACGACACGCTGTGGAGCAAGCGCTTTGGCGTCATGTACCAGCCAACGGCGACGCAGTCGTATCACTTCTCCTACGGCACCTCGTTCAACACCTCGGGCGACACCTACCAGTACGACCCGGGCACGGTGAACACCCCGCCCGAGTCGAGCCGCAACATCGAGCTGGGCGCCAAGTTGGACAACGCCCGTGGTGACCTCAGCACGCGTTTCGCGATCTTCCAGGCCACCAAGTACAACGAGCGCAACCGTGACGCCGAAAGCGTGAACGCCTGCAACTATGTGCTGTCGGGCGAGCGGCACGCGTCCGGCGTCGAGATGGACATCATCGGCCGCATCACGCCGGAGTGGGAAGTCTTCGGCTCCTACGCCTTCATCCCGAGCGCCAAGGTCGACAGCTCCTCCGGGGCTGCCGGTACCGAAGCGGTGGGCTCCCGTCCCGGCCTGACCCCACGCCACAGCGGCACGATCTGGACGACCTACAAGGTCGTTCCCCAGTGGCGCATCGGCGGTGGCTTGAATGCGCGCAGCGGCGTCAAGCCGGTGGGTCTCGCCGCCAGCTCGCCGATCACCGCGCCGCGCTACATCACCGGCGATCTGATGGCCGAGTTCGACCAGGGCCACGCCATCTTCAAGATCAACGTGACCAACGTGACCGACGAGCACTACGCCGACATGATCTACCGCGGCCACTACGTCCCGGGCAAGCCGCGCACCGTGCAGCTCAACATGACGCTGAAGTTCTGA
- a CDS encoding cytochrome b/b6 domain-containing protein, with the protein MKVWVNVWDWPVRALHLALIAGVALAWLTSEKWTQWHDTIGYALLVVVLLRLLWGAVGRDHARFGQFVRGPRQTAGYLASLLRGRAARHLGHNPLGGWMVLLLLGGVAVVGGTGWLCTTDRYWGDETMFAWHAGLAWTLLALVALHVVGVLTMSVQHRENLVAAMLHGRKREPHEGDVS; encoded by the coding sequence ATGAAGGTCTGGGTGAACGTCTGGGACTGGCCCGTCCGCGCCCTGCACCTGGCGCTGATCGCCGGGGTGGCGCTCGCCTGGCTCACCAGCGAGAAGTGGACGCAATGGCACGACACGATCGGCTACGCCTTGCTCGTCGTCGTGCTGCTGCGCCTGCTGTGGGGCGCGGTGGGCCGCGACCATGCGCGCTTCGGCCAGTTCGTGCGCGGGCCGCGCCAGACGGCCGGCTACCTCGCGTCGCTGCTGCGCGGCCGCGCCGCGCGCCACCTCGGCCACAACCCGCTCGGCGGCTGGATGGTGCTGCTGCTGCTCGGCGGCGTGGCAGTCGTCGGCGGGACCGGATGGCTCTGCACCACCGACCGCTACTGGGGCGACGAGACGATGTTTGCGTGGCACGCGGGACTGGCGTGGACGCTTCTCGCGCTGGTCGCGCTGCATGTGGTGGGCGTGCTGACGATGAGCGTGCAGCACCGCGAAAACCTCGTCGCAGCGATGCTCCACGGGCGAAAACGCGAGCCGCACGAGGGCGATGTGAGCTGA
- a CDS encoding PepSY domain-containing protein: protein MKRHLLIASLAVVTAGTAQAHGDVKCSTPKAEWRGQMELQAKLVAEGWKVRKVKVENGCYEVYGFDPKGQKAEAFFDPKSFEPVQPAGQAAAK, encoded by the coding sequence ATGAAGCGACACCTCCTCATCGCCAGCCTCGCTGTCGTCACCGCCGGCACCGCCCAGGCCCACGGCGACGTGAAGTGCAGCACCCCGAAAGCCGAATGGCGCGGCCAGATGGAACTGCAGGCCAAGCTCGTCGCCGAGGGCTGGAAGGTGCGCAAGGTGAAGGTCGAGAACGGCTGCTACGAGGTCTACGGCTTCGACCCCAAGGGCCAGAAGGCCGAAGCCTTCTTCGACCCCAAGAGCTTCGAGCCGGTGCAGCCGGCGGGCCAGGCCGCCGCCAAGTGA